In a genomic window of Lycium ferocissimum isolate CSIRO_LF1 chromosome 9, AGI_CSIRO_Lferr_CH_V1, whole genome shotgun sequence:
- the LOC132030959 gene encoding hexokinase-2 isoform X1 has translation MGKLVVGTTIVCTAAICGVAILLMKHHKKNSSKWEKAMDILKEFEEKCATPIGKLRQVADAMTVEMHAGLASQGGSKLKMLISYVDNLPTGDEQGLFYALDLGGTNFRVMRVQLGGKEKRIVKHEVKEVSHTTHTKNIMAGSSSDALFDFIVTALAKFVATEGDDFHLPPGRQRELGFTFSFPVKQMSIASGTLIKWTKGFSIEDAVGKDVVGELIKAVERVGLDVRVAALVNDTVGTLAGGRYNNPDVIAAVILGTGTNAAYVERAHGIPKWHGLLPKSGEMVINMEWGNFCSSHLPVTEYDQSLDVDSLNPGEQIYEKLISGMYLGEILRRVLYRMADEASLFGDYVPPKLKTPFILRTPDMAAMHHDNSADLKVVGDKLKDIFEVPNSTLKMRKIIVELCDIITFRGARLSAVGIMGILKKLGRDTLKDGEKQRSVVAVDGALFEHYIEFRNCLEGTIKELLGEAADSIVIEQANDGSGVGAALLAASHSQYLGLEES, from the exons ATGGGAAAACTGGTTGTAGGCACAACAATTGTATGTACTGCAGCAATATGTGGGGTGGCAATTTTGTTAATGAAACACCATAAGAAAAATTCTAGCAAGTGGGAAAAAGCTATGGATATAttgaaagaatttgaagagAAATGTGCAACTCCAATAGGTAAATTAAGGCAAGTGGCTGATGCTATGACTGTAGAGATGCATGCTGGACTTGCTTCTCAAGGTGGAAGTAAACTTAAGATGCTTATTAGCTATGTTGATAACCTCCCCACTGG GGACGAACAAGGTCTGTTTTATGCATTGGATCTAGGTGGCACAAACTTCCGTGTGATGCGTGTGCAGTTGGGTGGGAAAGAAAAGCGTATAGTTAAACATGAAGTTAAAGAAGTttcacacacaacacacacaaagaATATAATGGCCGGATCATCATCTGAT GCGTTATTTGATTTTATTGTCACGGCACTTGCAAAATTTGTTGCTACGGAAGGTgatgattttcatcttccaccCGGTAGACAAAGGGAGTTGGGCTTCACCTTCTCTTTCCCGGTTAAACAAATGTCAATTGCATCAGGAACTCTTATTAAATGGACAAAGGGCTTCTCCATAGAAGATGCG GTTGGCAAAGATGTTGTTGGAGAGTTAATAAAGGCAGTGGAAAGGGTTGGCCTTGACGTGCGTGTGGCTGCTTTA GTCAATGATACTGTTGGAACGTTAGCAGGAGGTCGGTACAATAATCCTGATGTCATTGCTGCAGTAATATTGGGTACCGGAACCAATGCAGCATATGTTGAGCGGGCCCATGGAATTCCCAAATGGCATGGTCTGTTGCCTAAATCAGGAGAGATG GTTATCAACATGGAATGGGGTAATTTCTGCTCATCACATCTTCCAGTAACAGAATATGACCAAAGTCTTGATGTTGACAGTTTAAACCCCGGGGAGCAG ATTTATGAGAAGCTTATTTCTGGGATGTATCTTGGAGAAATTTTGCGTAGAGTATTGTATAGAATGGCTGATGAAGCTTCATTATTTGGTGATTATGTCCCGCCAAAACTGAAAACTCCATTCATATTGAG GACTCCAGACATGGCGGCTATGCATCATGACAATTCTGCTGATCTCAAGGTGGTTGGTGATAAGCTTAAGGATATCTTTGAG GTACCTAATTCTACcttgaaaatgaggaaaattATCGTAGAGCTATGCGACATTATCACCTTTCGTGGAGCTCGTCTTTCTGCAGTAGGGATCATGGGCATCCTCAAGAAATTGGGAAGAGACACTTTGAAGGACGGTGAGAAGCAGAGGTCTGTCGTAGCTGTGGACGGTGCATTGTTCGAGCATTACATCGAGTTCAGAAACTGCTTGGAGGGAACTATTAAAGAGTTGCTCGGAGAGGCTGCGGACAGCATAGTCATTGAGCAGGCGAATGATGGTTCAGGCGTTGGAGCTGCACTTTTGGCTGCGTCTCATTCCCAATACCTCGGACTTGAGGAATCTTGA
- the LOC132030959 gene encoding hexokinase-2 isoform X2, with amino-acid sequence MRVQLGGKEKRIVKHEVKEVSHTTHTKNIMAGSSSDALFDFIVTALAKFVATEGDDFHLPPGRQRELGFTFSFPVKQMSIASGTLIKWTKGFSIEDAVGKDVVGELIKAVERVGLDVRVAALVNDTVGTLAGGRYNNPDVIAAVILGTGTNAAYVERAHGIPKWHGLLPKSGEMVINMEWGNFCSSHLPVTEYDQSLDVDSLNPGEQIYEKLISGMYLGEILRRVLYRMADEASLFGDYVPPKLKTPFILRTPDMAAMHHDNSADLKVVGDKLKDIFEVPNSTLKMRKIIVELCDIITFRGARLSAVGIMGILKKLGRDTLKDGEKQRSVVAVDGALFEHYIEFRNCLEGTIKELLGEAADSIVIEQANDGSGVGAALLAASHSQYLGLEES; translated from the exons ATGCGTGTGCAGTTGGGTGGGAAAGAAAAGCGTATAGTTAAACATGAAGTTAAAGAAGTttcacacacaacacacacaaagaATATAATGGCCGGATCATCATCTGAT GCGTTATTTGATTTTATTGTCACGGCACTTGCAAAATTTGTTGCTACGGAAGGTgatgattttcatcttccaccCGGTAGACAAAGGGAGTTGGGCTTCACCTTCTCTTTCCCGGTTAAACAAATGTCAATTGCATCAGGAACTCTTATTAAATGGACAAAGGGCTTCTCCATAGAAGATGCG GTTGGCAAAGATGTTGTTGGAGAGTTAATAAAGGCAGTGGAAAGGGTTGGCCTTGACGTGCGTGTGGCTGCTTTA GTCAATGATACTGTTGGAACGTTAGCAGGAGGTCGGTACAATAATCCTGATGTCATTGCTGCAGTAATATTGGGTACCGGAACCAATGCAGCATATGTTGAGCGGGCCCATGGAATTCCCAAATGGCATGGTCTGTTGCCTAAATCAGGAGAGATG GTTATCAACATGGAATGGGGTAATTTCTGCTCATCACATCTTCCAGTAACAGAATATGACCAAAGTCTTGATGTTGACAGTTTAAACCCCGGGGAGCAG ATTTATGAGAAGCTTATTTCTGGGATGTATCTTGGAGAAATTTTGCGTAGAGTATTGTATAGAATGGCTGATGAAGCTTCATTATTTGGTGATTATGTCCCGCCAAAACTGAAAACTCCATTCATATTGAG GACTCCAGACATGGCGGCTATGCATCATGACAATTCTGCTGATCTCAAGGTGGTTGGTGATAAGCTTAAGGATATCTTTGAG GTACCTAATTCTACcttgaaaatgaggaaaattATCGTAGAGCTATGCGACATTATCACCTTTCGTGGAGCTCGTCTTTCTGCAGTAGGGATCATGGGCATCCTCAAGAAATTGGGAAGAGACACTTTGAAGGACGGTGAGAAGCAGAGGTCTGTCGTAGCTGTGGACGGTGCATTGTTCGAGCATTACATCGAGTTCAGAAACTGCTTGGAGGGAACTATTAAAGAGTTGCTCGGAGAGGCTGCGGACAGCATAGTCATTGAGCAGGCGAATGATGGTTCAGGCGTTGGAGCTGCACTTTTGGCTGCGTCTCATTCCCAATACCTCGGACTTGAGGAATCTTGA
- the LOC132030958 gene encoding putative late blight resistance protein homolog R1A-3, translating into MAAYSAVISLLQTLEQLQERNPKLIRGRLAKTLKSVHATALYFQNVLEEVGKTRTDHLEKIKRLEEKIRVAANDAEDVVELKFGQIIKGLSGTFGLERIILDRNLLSVVEKIDTTKKEVREIISGFGTSTHHADDEADKSSRRNAMLPNLEDAIVQGLDDDLEIIVERLKESHSDLDIVTITGMGGIGKTTLARKTHDHLPIRYHFDIRVWVTISQEFRSRNVLLNALHCVSKQIDIANGEDYDKKNNDELADLVQKNLKGRRYLVVVDDIWSMDVWDSIRRIFPDCNNRSRILLTTRETEVAKYANTSSPHEMKLLNLDNSWKLLRDKVFGVEHDHPPELEEIGKKIVEKCQGLPLTILVIAGHLSKVARTLESWKGVFQTLGEIIASHPNKCLGVLGLSYHHLPNHLKPCFLSMGDFLEDFQVETSKLIQLWIAEGYIRMCGSGKSLEEVAVDYLEDLISRNLIMVRKRRFNGEIKACGMHDLLREFCLIEADTTKFMHVKRTYQVSTLPTPKHNVRRFSFQTQTYSPDVCCKLLPPVARSFYVFTQLELPCANRYVSPRHRVELLPSSHGIPHFVTFEVFSRFKLLRVLAIFHEYERFGSFPLVITKLFHLRYLAVRCEGNLPASISELQHLQTLIIHGNEYRHSTLPGKIWMMKNLRHIHLGGSNYLPNPIRESTLNKQLVTGMPNLEELSGLCSTSCTNEVFSDIPNLKRLIISQMINPSQVLVTSQLIDMSRLTKLESLKCTSYSFHTLASIKRFVFPRSLKRLTLAGWYFFPWEDVSTLVILPNLEELKLKDQALRGEVWRLSDGCKFERLKLLLLRGLNLERWEANSDNFPNLKRLGLKKCKLLEEIPRDFGEICTLESIELHNCSTAAEVSAREIEQEQEDMGNNCLKVDIHNSNMSSLQRKMIIPVRCFTCGKVIGNKWDQYHELLQAGYKEKAALDALGVVRYCCRRMLTTHVEFIDKLLSKNSLEEGS; encoded by the coding sequence ATGGCAGCTTACAGTGCTGTAATTTCTCTTCTTCAAACTCTTGAGCAACTTCAGGAGAGAAACCCAAAGCTCATCCGAGGTCGACTTGCTAAAACACTCAAATCTGTTCATGCTACTgctttatattttcaaaatgttCTTGAAGAAGTTGGCAAGACTAGGACTGATCACCTTGAAAAGATCAAACGTTTGGAGGAAAAAATAAGAGTTGCTGCTAATGATGCAGAAGATGTTGTTGAACTAAAGTTTGGTCAAATAATTAAAGGCTTAAGCGGGACATTTGGACTAGAACGTATAATTCTAGACAGGAATTTGCTATCAGTTGTTGAAAAAATTGatacaacaaagaaagaagtgaGAGAGATTATTTCTGGTTTTGGCACAAGCACTCATCACGCTGATGATGAAGCTGACAAGTCTTCTAGAAGGAACGCAATGCTGCCAAATTTGGAAGATGCGATCGTGCAGGGACTTGATGACGACTTGGAGATCATAGTTGAAAGATTGAAAGAATCACATTCGGATCTAGACATTGTTACTATAACAGGCATGGGTGGCATTGGCAAAACAACACTCGCTAGGAAAACTCATGATCATCTCCCAATCAGGTATCATTTTGACATTCGTGTTTGGGTTACAATATCTCAAGAATTTCGAagtagaaatgtgttgttaaatGCTTTACATTGCGTTTCAAAGCAAATAGATATTGCCAACGGAGAAGACTATGATAAGAAGAATAACGATGAGTTAGCAGACCTGGTGCAGAAAAACCTAAAGGGTCGAAGAtaccttgttgttgttgatgatatttggaGTATGGATGTTTGGGATAGCATAAGAAGAATATTTCCTGATTGCAACAATAGGAGTCGAATCTTATTGACTACTAGGGAAACAGAGGTAGCGAAATATGCAAATACTAGTAGTCCTCATGAGATGAAACTCTTGAATTTAGATAACAGTTGGAAGTTACTTCGTGATAAGGTGTTTGGAGTAGAACATGATCATCCTCCTGAGTTGGAAGAAATTGGAAAGAAGATAGTAGAGAAATGCCAAGGACTACCCTTAACAATTTTAGTGATTGCGGGGCATCTCTCTAAAGTGGCCAGGACATTAGAAAGTTGGAAGGGTGTTTTCCAAACATTAGGTGAAATCATTGCTAGTCATCCAAATAAATGCTTAGGAGTTCTCGGTTTGAGTTACCACCACTTGCCTAATCACCTTAAACCTTGCTTTCTTTCTATGGGTGATTTCTTAGAGGATTTTCAGGTTGAGACTTCGAAATTGATCCAATTATGGATAGCAGAAGGTTATATAAGGATGTGTGGAAGTGGTAAAAGCTTGGAAGAAGTGGCAGTAGATTATTTGGAGGATCTTATCAGCAGGAACTTGATAATGGTTAGAAAAAGGAGATTCAATGGTGAGATAAAAGCATGTGGAATGCATGATCTACTGCGTGAGTTCTGTTTGATAGAAGCTGACACGACAAAGTTTATGCATGTTAAGAGGACTTACCAAGTCTCTACTCTTCCAACGCCGAAGCATAATGTTCGTCGCTTCAGTTTTCAAACCCAAACTTATTCACCTGATGTTTGTTGCAAGCTATTACCCCCTGTTGCCAGATCCTTCTATGTATTTACTCAATTAGAGCTACCTTGTGCAAACCGTTACGTCTCCCCTCGTCATAGGGTGGAGCTCCTTCCATCTTCACATGGAATACCACATTTTGTAACATTTGAAGTTTTCTCCCGCTTCAAGCTTCTCAGGGTATTGGCCATCTTCCATGAATATGAAAGGTTCGGTTCATTTCCACTGGTGATTACAAAGCTATTTCATTTGAGATATCTTGCAGTTAGATGTGAAGGCAATCTTCCTGCATCAATCTCAGAGCTTCAGCATTTGCAAACTCTAATTATTCATGGGAATGAATATAGACATTCAACTTTACCAGGGAAGATATGGATGATGAAGAACTTGAGGCATATACATCTAGGGGGATCCAATTATTTACCCAATCCTATAAGAGAAAGTACTCTAAATAAGCAACTCGTGACAGGGATGCCAAATCTAGAGGAACTTTCTGGTCTTTGTTCCACCAGTTGTACAAATGAAGTCTTTTCTGACATTCCCAATCTAAAGAGACTGATCATCAGCCAAATGATAAATCCCAGTCAAGTCTTGGTTACCAGTCAACTCATTGATATGTCTAGGTTGACAAAACTCGAATCTTTGAAGTGCACCAGCTATTCGTTTCATACACTGGCCTCCATCAAGAGGTTTGTTTTCCCAAGATCACTTAAGCGGTTGACGTTAGCAGGGTGGTATTTTTTCCCTTGGGAAGACGTATCAACTCTTGTCATATTGCCAAATCTTGAAGAGCTCAAACTTAAAGATCAAGCACTCCGGGGTGAAGTATGGAGATTGAGTGATGGATGCAAGTTTGAAAGACTGAAGTTGTTGTTACTTCGCGGCCTAAATCTTGAGCGTTGGGAAGCTAACAGTGATAACTTCCCCAATCTAAAACGCCTTGGTCTGAAGAAATGCAAACTCCTggaagaaattccaagagattTTGGGGAAATTTGTACTTTGGAGTCAATCGAGCTACATAATTGCAGCACTGCTGCTGAGGTTTCTGCAAGAGAGATTGAACAAGAACAAGAGGACATGGGAAATAATTGCCTTAAGGTCGACATCCATAACAGTAACATGAGCAGTTTACAAAGAAAGATGATCATTCCAGTTCGATGCTTCACTTGTGGGAAGGTAATCGGAAACAAATGGGACCAATATCATGAACTTCTCCAAGCAGGTTACAAAGAAAAAGCTGCACTTGATGCACTAGGTGTAGTTCGATATTGTTGTCGAAGAATGTTGACGACACATGTTGAGTTCATTGACAAGCTTCTCAGCAAAAACAGTTTGGAGGAGGGCAGTTGA
- the LOC132030962 gene encoding receptor-like protein kinase 5, which translates to MPPSSPIPIETKISQNGQKNNFPAPKILISILTFLFLISQVNSQPNSNQENTILLKLKQHWSTSPNVTKWTSSLDHCSWPGIICTQNSVTRIQLAYGNITKPIPQFICDLKNLTSLDLNQNSIPGHFPNIYNCSNLEFLDLSYNYMDGTLPEDINRLSVNLQYLNLTANNFNGDIPKGIGGLSQLRVLELTANHFDGSFPEEIGNLLNLESLVLSLNKFAPQPIPSRFTQLKKLRKFWMTEANLVGNIPENIGNMTSLEFLDLSTNGLSGKIPDGLFQLKNLSIVYLYTNRLSGIIPQAVNSLNLDFVDLCNNSLTGNIPEDFGKLTKLTGLSLFSNQLSEEIPLSIGKLPSLVTVKLFGNRLSGEIPPDFGLFSKLEDFQVSQNQLVGKLPEGICNNKALSKMMAFGNKLTGELPASLGNCSTLKFIRVENNRISGEIPDGLWTAEKLSTLLIHDNFFTGQLPHRVASNLSLVDISKNKFSGELPTGMSTWYSLSVFRASNNLLSGQIPQELTVLPELTILFLDGNHFSGKFPSNISSWKSLVTLNCRKNQLSGQIPSSLGLLPNLIDLDLSSNQFSGEIPSELGNLRLTSFNLSSNRLSGKIPSQLETVFSTSFLNNPGLCGSNCKGETRSDKLTVKLVAALASLAGVTFLVAVLYSLFVLRRHRKRKQELVPTWKQTSFHKLDFTESDILPNLTENNIIGTGGSGQVYLVPLSRSGNYVAVKSIWRNERLDRKHEKEFLAEVQILGTIRHSNIVKLLCCIFSEESKLLVYEYMENRSLDIWLHSKKRLNSASGSAPYLVLEWPKRLQIAIAAARGLCYMHHDCSPPIIHRDVKSSNVLLDTQFNAKIADFGLARMLLKPGDNTVTAVAGSFGYIAPEYARQTRVTEKVDVYSFGVILLELVTGKEANLGDEDSCLADWAWRQIQKGHPMADLLDEDIKETRYCDEICTVLKLGIFCTSTLPSSRPTMKEVLQILIQCNNSSPTSGEKKSETEHDVLPLLMNSRSERIEENDGNGFISLI; encoded by the exons ATGCCACCATCATCACCAATACCCATAGAAACTAAAATATCACAAAAtggccaaaaaaataattttccagcTCCCAAAATCTTAATTTCGATTCTCACTTTCCTCTTCTTAATCTCCCAGGTAAATTCTCAGCCAAATTCCAATCAAGAAAACACCATTTTACTCAAATTAAAACAACATTGGTCTACTTCACCTAACGTCACAAAATGGACTTCATCATTAGACCATTGTTCTTGGCCTGGAATTATTTGTACCCAAAATTCAGTCACAAGGATTCAACTTGCTTATGGAAATATCACTAAACCAATCCCACAATTCATTTGTGATCTTAAGAATCTCACCTCTCTTGATTTGAACCAGAATTCCATCCCTGGACACTTTCCTAATATTTACAACTGctcaaatcttgaattcttagaCCTTTCTTATAACTACATGGATGGCACGCTTCCTGAGGACATTAACCGCCTTTCGGTTAATCTTCAGTACTTAAACTTAACTGCCAACAACTTCAATGGTGATATACCTAAAGGGATTGGTGGATTAAGTCAGCTCAGAGTACTCGAGCTAACCGCAAATCACTTTGATGGTTCTTTCCCTGAAGAAATAGGCAATTTATTGAATCTTGAATCACTTGTGTTGAGCTTAAATAAGTTTGCTCCACAACCAATTCCATCAAGATTCACACAGTTGAAGAAAttaaggaagttttggatgacaGAAGCAAATTTGGTTGGAAATATCCCTGAAAATATTGGTAACATGACAAGTCTTGAATTTTTAGACTTGTCCACAAATGGATTGAGTGGTAAAATTCCTGATGGTTTATTTCAGTTGAAGAATTTGAGTATAGTTTATCTATACACAAACAGATTATCAGGAATTATTCCTCAGGCAGTTAATTCATTGAATTTAGATTTTGTTGATTTGTGTAACAACAGTTTGACTGGGAATATACCAGAAGATTTTGGTAAGTTGACAAAGTTGACTGGATTGTCTTTGTTTTCCAACCAATTATCAGAAGAAATACCATTGAGTATAGGGAAGTTACCATCTTTGGTAACTGTTAAGCTATTTGGGAACAGGTTATCTGGTGAAATTCCGCCTGATTTTGGTCTATTCTCTAAGCTTGAAGATTTCCAGGTTTCACAAAACCAACTTGTTGGAAAGTTACCTGAAGGTATTTGCAATAACAAGGCCTTATCGAAGATGATGGCTTTTGGCAACAAACTTACAG GTGAACTGCCAGCTTCACTTGGAAATTGTTCCACTCTGAAGTTCATTCGAGTCGAAAATAACCGTATTTCTGGTGAGATCCCTGATGGATTATGGACAGCAGAGAAATTATCAACCTTGTTGATACATGATAACTTTTTCACTGGTCAGCTTCCACATAGAGTTGCATCAAATTTATCCCTAGTTGATATTAGCAAGAACAAGTTTTCGGGCGAATTACCAACTGGAATGAGTACTTGGTACAGTCTAAGTGTGTTTAGAGCCAGTAATAATCTCTTAAGTGGTCAAATCCCTCAAGAGTTAACTGTTCTTCCAGAATTAACCATACTTTTTCTTGATGGTAATcatttttctggaaaatttcctTCGAATATATCGTCATGGAAGTCTCTTGTAACTTTAAATTGCAGGAAAAACCAGCTTTCAGGCCAAATCCCTTCTTCACTTGGccttttaccaaatctcattgaTTTGGACTTGTCAAGTAATCAATTTTCAGGTGAAATTCCAAGTGAATTAGGTAACTTAAGGCTAACTTCATTTAACCTGTCATCTAATCGCCTGTCCGGTAAAATCCCAAGTCAGTTAGAGACAGTTTTTTCCACGAGCTTCTTGAATAATCCCGGACTTTGTGGAAGTAATTGCAAGGGGGAAACTAGGTCAGACAAATTGACGGTTAAACTTGTTGCAGCTCTTGCTAGTTTAGCAGGAGTTACTTTCCTCGTGGCGGTTTTATATAGTCTGTTTGTGTTGAGAAGACACagaaaaagaaagcaagaatTGGTTCCAACATGGAAGCAAACATCATTCCACAAGTTAGACTTCACAGAATCAGACATTTTGCCAAATCTGACGGAAAACAACATAATCGGAACTGGAGGATCCGGACAGGTGTACCTCGTGCCCTTAAGCCGATCAGGAAACTACGTTGCTGTTAAGAGTATTTGGAGAAACGAAAGGCTGGATCGCAAGCATGAGAAAGAGTTTCTTGCAGAAGTTCAGATACTAGGCACGATTCGACACTCAAATATAGTGAAACTGTTATGCTGCATCTTCAGTGAAGAGTCAAAGCTTCTTGTTTATGAGTATATGGAGAATAGGAGCTTAGATATATGGCTTCATTCGAAGAAGAGGTTGAATAGTGCTTCGGGTTCCGCACCATATTTGGTCTTGGAATGGCCTAAGAGGCTGCAAATTGCAATAGCAGCTGCTCGGGGTCTTTGCTACATGCACCACGACTGCTCACCGCCTATTATTCATCGCGATGTGAAGTCGAGCAATGTCTTATTGGATACTCAGTTCAATGCaaaaattgcagattttggccTAGCCAGGATGCTACTCAAGCCTGGAGATAATACAGTGACTGCAGTAGCTGGCTCTTTTGGGTACATTGCACCAG AGTATGCGCGACAAACTAGAGTGACAGAGAAAGTTGATGTGTATAGCTTTGGAGTCATCCTTTTGGAACTGGTGACTGGAAAAGAAGCCAATCTTGGAGATGAAGATTCATGTCTTGCAGACTGGGCATGGCGCCAAATTCAAAAAGGACACCCTATGGCCGATTTATTGGACGAGGACATCAAAGAAACGCGATACTGTGATGAAATCTGCACTGTGTTAAAGCTCGGAATCTTTTGCACCAGCACATTGCCTTCATCAAGGCCTACAATGAAAGAGGTTCTGCAGATCTTGATCCAATGTAACAACAGTTCACCTACATctggagaaaagaaaagtgaaACAGAACATGATGTTTTACCACTTCTTATGAACTCTAGGAGTGAGAGGATTGAAGAAAATGATGGTAATGGTTTTATATCACTTATTTGA